TGCGGTGCTGGTATCGGCCGGCGCGCCGCTGCTGGCCGCGCTGCAGGGCTACCTTGATGGCGGCGCCGCGCCGGCGGCCGCCAAGGTATCGGCCGCGCCCGTGCCTGAAGCCGCCGCGGCCGAGCAGTGGCACATCTCGCTGCGCTTCGGCCGCGACGTGCTGCGCAACGGCATGGATCCGCTGTCGTTCATCCGCTACCTGGGCCAGATGGGCGAGATCACGGGCATCGCCACGCTGACCGATGCCTTGCCGGCGGCGAACGCGTTCGACCCCGAATCGTGCTACCTCGGCTTCGAGATCGGCTTCCTCTCCAGCGTCGACAAGGCGGCGATCGACGGCGTGTTCGACTTCGTGCGCGACGATTGCCAGATCCGCATCCTGCCGCCGGACAGCCGGATCGCCGAATACATCGCCTGGCTCGACGAAGTGCCTGAACAGCGCGAACGCCTGGGCGAAATGCTGGTGCGCTGCGGCAGCGTCACGGCCCATGAACTGGAACAGGCGCTCGCGGTGCAGGCCGCCGCCGGCATGGCCGGCACGCCGATCGGGGAGATCCTGGTCGGCCAGGGCGCCGTGCGGCCGCCGGTCGTCGAGGCCGCGCTTGCCAAGCAGCGCCAGGCGCCGGAGCCGAAGGCGGCGCCGGCGGAAAACCGCTCGATCCGGGTGGACGCGGACAAGCTGGACCACCTGATCAACCTGGTGGGCGAACTGATCATCGCCGGCGCCGGCGCCAACCTGATCGCGCGGCGCACGCAGATTCCGGAACTGCTCGAATGCACGTCCACGCTGTCCGGCCTGGTGGAAGAAGTGCGCGACAGCGCGCTGCAGCTGCGCATGGTGAAGATCGGCGCCACGTTCAACCGCTTCCAGCGCGTGGTACGCGATGTGTCGCGCGAGATCGGCAAGGATATCCAGCTGGAGGTCAGCGGCGAGGATGCGGAGCTGGACAAGACCGTGGTCGAGAAGATCGGCGATCCGCTGACGCACCTGGTGCGCAACGCGATGGACCACGGCATCGAACCGGCCGATGTGCGGCTGGCGCGCGGCAAGCCGGCGCAGGGCACGGTGTCATTGAACGCCTACCATGACTCCGGCAGCATCGTGATCGAGGTCAGCGACGATGGCGGCGGCCTGAAACGGGACCGCATCCTGGCCAAGGCCATCGAACGGGGCCTGGTGGAACCGGGCCGCGCGCTGTCGGACAAGGAAATCTTCGGCCTGATCTTCGAGCCGGGCTTCTCGACGGCCGAGCAGGTGACGAACCTGTCCGGCCGCGGCGTGGGCATGGATGTCGTCAAGCGCAACATCGTTGCCCTGCGCGGCAGCGTGGAGATCGCCAGCACCGAAGGCGCCGGCACCACGGTGACCGTGCGCCTGCCGCTGACGCTGGCGATCATCAACGGTTTCCAGGTCGGGGTCGGCAAGTCGGTGTTCGTGATCCCGATGGACATGGTCGAGGAATGCATCGAGTTCCGCGACGAGCCGGGGAGAGACTTTGTCGATCTGCGCGATTCGCCCTTGCCGTTCGTGCGGTTGCGCGAACGCTTCGAGCTGGCCGGCGCGCCGGCACGGCGCCAGAGCATCGTCGTGGTGCGTTACGGCAGCAGCCGGGCCGGCCTCGTGGTCGACACGCTGCTGGGCGAATTCCAGACCGTGATCAAGCCGCTCGGCAAGGTGTTCGCCGGCGCGCGTTTCCTGTCCGGTTCGTCGATCCTCGGCAACGGCGATGTCGCGCTGATCCTCGACATGGCGGCGCTGATGACGGGCATCGAGAGCGAGCGCCATGCGTTCGCCGAATGAATTCCAACAACCTTATTGTTTTTTACTGATCCTGGAGAGCCATCGTGCTTAAGAACTTGAAAATCGGCGTACGCCTCGGACTGGGCTTCGGCGTGCTGCTGCTGCTGTTGCTGGGCGTCGCGGCCCTGGCCATCACACGCATGGCGGACATGGACAAGGTGACCGACGAGATCACCGGCGAGGCCTATCCGAAGGTGATCGTGGCGCAGGACATGGTGCGCGATGCGATCGATATCGGGCGCCATATGCGCGGCATGCTGCTGACAAACAGCGACACCGAAGTCGAGCGCCACCGCAAGAGCATCGAGGGCATGCGTGCCGATACGGTGCGCCGCATCGCCGACATGGAGAAAGTGGTGTTCTCCGAGCGTGGCAAGGAACTGCTGCGTGCCGTGTCCGAGAAGCGGGCGGCACTGGACACCAGGTACGACAAGTTCTATGCCCTGGTGCGTGCCGATCGCCAGCAGGGCGCCGATTTCGTCAGCAACGACTACGCGCCCGCCAACCGGGAACTGATCCAGGCCCTGGACGCGCTGATCAAGCACCAGGGCAAGCTGATGCAGGACCTCACCGAGACCGCGGGCCACACCTACGAGGACACCCGCACCACCGTCATGCTGATGACCGGCGGCGCGCTGCTGCTTGCCATCGTCATCGGCGCGTCGATCACGCTGTCCGTCACCCGCGCGCTGCGCCAGGCGGTCAATGCCGCCAACAGCCTCGCCGAGGGCGACCTGACCGTGCGCATCGACAGCACCTCGCGCGACGAGACGGGCCAGCTGCTGCAGGCGATGAGCCAGATGATCGCGAAGCTGACGCAGGTGGTCGGCGATGTCAACGCCGGCGCGCAGTCGCTGGCCTCGGCGTCGGAAGAAGTGTCCGCCACGGCGCAGTCGCTGTCGCAGGCCGCTTCCGAGCAGGCCGCCAGCGTCGAGGAAACCTCGGCATCGCTGGAGCAGATAACGGCATCGATCTCGCAGAACACCGAGAATTCGCGCGTCACCGACGGCATGGCCACCCAGGCGGCGCGCGAAGCGGCCGAGGGCGGCGAAGCCGTCAAGGCCACCGTGACGGCGATGAAGCAGATCGCCAGGCAGATCGGCATCATCGACGACATCGCCTACCAGACCAACCTGCTGGCGCTGAACGCGGCGATCGAGGCGGCGCGTGCGGGCGAACACGGCAAGGGTTTTGCCGTGGTGGCCGCCGAGGTGCGCAAGCTGGCCGAGCGCAGCCAGGTGGCGGCGCAGGAAATCGGCGAAGTGGCCACGTCCAGCGTGGAACTGGCCGAACGGGCCGGCAACCTGCTGGACCAGATGGTGCCGAACATCCGCAGGACGTCCGACCTGGTGCAGGAAATCACCGCCGCTTCCGAAGAGCAGTCGGCCGGCGTGGGCCAGATCAACGCGGCCGTGGGCCAGATGAGCCAGGGCACGCAGCAGAACGCTTCCAGCTCCGAGGAACTGGCGGCAACGGCCGAGGAAATGAGCGGCCAGGCCGAGCAGCTGCAGGCAGCCATGAGCTTCTTCAAACTGGAAGCCGCCGCTGGCAGTTCGCGCCGCCCGCCGTCGCGCACCGCGGCCGCGTCGAAACGCCGTCCGGAAAGCCTGGGCATGAACGCACCCGCGTTCGCGGCCCACGGGCCGGACGAAGCCAGCTTCACCCGATTTT
Above is a window of Pseudoduganella dura DNA encoding:
- a CDS encoding chemotaxis protein CheA, which produces MNIDQVMQTFIAESRELLEQMENALLAVAQDGAEAVNAIFRAAHTIKGSAGMFGLDAVVDFTHVAESVLDKVRDGAVPVDDALVTLLLGCCDHIGHLVDAVEAGTLESDAVLVSAGAPLLAALQGYLDGGAAPAAAKVSAAPVPEAAAAEQWHISLRFGRDVLRNGMDPLSFIRYLGQMGEITGIATLTDALPAANAFDPESCYLGFEIGFLSSVDKAAIDGVFDFVRDDCQIRILPPDSRIAEYIAWLDEVPEQRERLGEMLVRCGSVTAHELEQALAVQAAAGMAGTPIGEILVGQGAVRPPVVEAALAKQRQAPEPKAAPAENRSIRVDADKLDHLINLVGELIIAGAGANLIARRTQIPELLECTSTLSGLVEEVRDSALQLRMVKIGATFNRFQRVVRDVSREIGKDIQLEVSGEDAELDKTVVEKIGDPLTHLVRNAMDHGIEPADVRLARGKPAQGTVSLNAYHDSGSIVIEVSDDGGGLKRDRILAKAIERGLVEPGRALSDKEIFGLIFEPGFSTAEQVTNLSGRGVGMDVVKRNIVALRGSVEIASTEGAGTTVTVRLPLTLAIINGFQVGVGKSVFVIPMDMVEECIEFRDEPGRDFVDLRDSPLPFVRLRERFELAGAPARRQSIVVVRYGSSRAGLVVDTLLGEFQTVIKPLGKVFAGARFLSGSSILGNGDVALILDMAALMTGIESERHAFAE
- a CDS encoding methyl-accepting chemotaxis protein, translated to MLKNLKIGVRLGLGFGVLLLLLLGVAALAITRMADMDKVTDEITGEAYPKVIVAQDMVRDAIDIGRHMRGMLLTNSDTEVERHRKSIEGMRADTVRRIADMEKVVFSERGKELLRAVSEKRAALDTRYDKFYALVRADRQQGADFVSNDYAPANRELIQALDALIKHQGKLMQDLTETAGHTYEDTRTTVMLMTGGALLLAIVIGASITLSVTRALRQAVNAANSLAEGDLTVRIDSTSRDETGQLLQAMSQMIAKLTQVVGDVNAGAQSLASASEEVSATAQSLSQAASEQAASVEETSASLEQITASISQNTENSRVTDGMATQAAREAAEGGEAVKATVTAMKQIARQIGIIDDIAYQTNLLALNAAIEAARAGEHGKGFAVVAAEVRKLAERSQVAAQEIGEVATSSVELAERAGNLLDQMVPNIRRTSDLVQEITAASEEQSAGVGQINAAVGQMSQGTQQNASSSEELAATAEEMSGQAEQLQAAMSFFKLEAAAGSSRRPPSRTAAASKRRPESLGMNAPAFAAHGPDEASFTRF